The Drosophila innubila isolate TH190305 chromosome 2R unlocalized genomic scaffold, UK_Dinn_1.0 1_C_2R, whole genome shotgun sequence DNA window GTGATCTGTTGAAAGTTCTCTGCAGTGACGAGTCAGTAAACGATGAAGAATCTGACGATGCTGAAACCATTTCCTTCTTTTCATCATTGGCCAACAATAGCTTAAAAATCTCCGACTTTGTTATGAATCATTCCCAGACTTGTGATCAGATGTTGCGATTCTGTAGATTCAGTGGCATTGAATATGAATGCGACAATTTATTTCGACATATAGTTACGGATGAAGGACTGTGCTGTGTGTTTAATTTTCACCCACCTGAACGATTATATAAACGCCAGTATGTATCTTGaggaaagaaaattaaatgaaatacactctatataaataaattatttagtgGCCGAAACTTAACCTCAAAACTTGGCGTTGAGTCTGTGTCATGGGATCCTGAAGCTGGTTATTCCAATCAGTTACCAAGCAGGTATTATCCACGTCCTGCTGTCGGTAAGATAACTgatgtatattataaataaacttgatgATGATACGCTAAATATCGTATATAGGCTCCGGTATAACAATGGGTTTTAGTGTTGTTCTTGATGCGCAGTTGAATGAATACTACTGTTCCTCAACGAATGGACCCGGATTTAAGGTCtgtctataaattaaaagatgttaatttgtaaatgtaaCTGTTATGTCATTTGAGTATTGTTAATACATATTCAAGTAATAGTAATGAGTAAAATCTGGGTTCGATTGTGCTTTTAAGTTCATAGAGAAATaagcttttattaaatttaccagttcaattaaaaagttaaaaataattaaaatattcgtcCACTTTTTAAGCTCTTATTTCATAATCCTATATCAACGCCTGATATGAAAGATGAAGGACTCGTCGTTGGCATTGGCTACGAAATGAACTTTCGCCTGGAAGCCAGTAGGTCAGAGGCCATGCCCAGCATTCGTTCAATATCCATCAACAATCGACAGTGCGTTTTTATGGACGAGAAGAAGCTGCTCTATCACAAGCATTACTCTCACCGAAACTGTGAGAACGAATGCTATGCCAAGTTCCTGTACGAATCTTGTGCCTGCATTCCCCACAAATATCCCCATGTTTATCAAAATGCCAGTATTTGCACTGTGGGTGACACGATCTGTATTCGTCGAGCAAGTCGCCGAGCGAATGCAAATAAATCGTTGAAATGCAGTAAACAATGTCTGCCGAGCTGCTTTGATTTGTCCTACTTGGCGGATGCGTTATATTTCCCTTTGGCCAAACGAGATTTCCGGATTGCAAATGCCCTCGtggcaaatataaataaatcctATCTGCTAGACAACATTGCTGTCGTGAACTTGTACTACAGAGAATCAGCCTATTATGGGAGCATGAAGAATGTCTATATCGGCCTGACCGAGTTCTTGTGTGAGTAATTGACCCTCTAATTCTTAATAatagtttgttatttttaatttttgtgtttgcagCAAACATTGGTGGTGTTATGGGCCTCTTTATGGGATTTAGCGTAATCTCCCTAGCGgaaatgttttatttcttGGTCTTGAAACCAATATCCGAATTTATAGCATGGAAACGAGGCAAACTGATTGAAACCAATCAGAATTCCATTAAAGTGGATGCAGGCCAGGAGTTTTCGAAACATAACAATAGCATCTGGCATATTAGAGAACTTTATCCCAAGGGAATCAAATCAACTACCATCGATATTAACGGTTATTCAGAAAAAGAGGTTTTCAATCCCAGAAAGGGGAAAATTATCAAAGCTTTCAAGTAAAttgaatgttaaattaaacatgTGTATTTGTGAACTACGGTCCTAGAACCTGCTGCATTATTGTAATCTGAATATTACGTTTTTGGGTCAACGAAATGGGTCAACTGCGGAGAGCATTTAAATGTCATCCTGTGCCAAGTAAGGAATATACAATTTCTTCTAATGGAAAAATCTCTAATTATAATGAATGTGCATTCCTGTGGGCAACGAAGTATAAccaaaatgaaacaaacatTGTCCCAAAAgcgttaaatatttaacaaattattatattatatttcttcttttcaggactatattgaataatatattCGTGAAGTAATTGAtcttctttaatttgtttactaCCAGAAAACTAAGTAAGTTGTGGGAGTCAGCAGCTGTTACAAATGCTAACTACTTGTTATAGACCAAAAATACTGATTTCAATTAAGAGTTTCTTTTTCCTCCTTGTTTCCCAACTCCATGTGTCGTATGTACTTGGAACTTGCTCTATGTACTGtggttatttattatattttatgccaATAAGCTCATTTAGCCAAATTGGTTTTCTGTAACTAAGATTGTTATACTTGAGTGGTATCTATGGCAACTGTGTGCCTCTGGTGTACTCTTAAAGTTTCTATTGAGCTTGATATACACTCCACTACATAAGCACTTTTATGTCTTTCGAATGTGGCTCCAGTTATAAAACTGTGCCACAGCAGAAGCGCCTCAATTCGAGAATACGAGTACTCCGaacattttcacaattttgctAGACATGgcatatattatacatactcTTTGAGGTTAATTGCTGACCCACACAAAGTGACTAATTTTTCTCATGCATAACATGCCCATTCCGACGGTTGCTTAATGAGTATTCCATAAGcgaacaaatttgaacttgttGGCTATTACACGAACGAgacccctttttttttatatatatttggagccctatatgataaaaaacatttttttctaaaaaaaaaaatttgcctATTATTTCttagctttactttttctgaaaactcctgaatatatctgtaactCATTTATACACAGTCTAAGACTAAAACCACTAGTTTAAGAgccatcaatttttgaattaagaaaattataagtttttacaccttgagcccattgaaaatggtcaaaaaCGATacgtcgaaaattaagttttagtatgaaaaattttttgtttgttgatatatcttaaccaaactgatagtataggcatctgggctggtatctcagaaaccataagagctagacacttcaaacttggtaagtcggttcctggataccttaggcaaatcaattttatttttagatcggaccactatatcattggaattaagttttagtatgtttCTTAatatatcttaaccaaactgatagaatatgcatttcgGTTGGTGTTTgcacattctgaccaaattttgtttaattcgtttctatatatcatatagctgccatatgaacaattggtcgaaaatcaacctcagTACAGaatacctgggcacagggtatcccactgtcgagcgtgctcgactgtaagttacaaattacaaaaaaaaaatactttcaaaTGGCTTGAACTGTTATTTGCATAGTTGCATTAATTAGGCGACGCTTaatatatgatttattaaaatgggGCCCcattactattaaaaaaaagggggtTTGGTCAGTGTAATTGTTTGGCTTAGTGGAATCGACACATTTTCGATAGTAAAAgtatataaactttatattattttcttctttttagtCTATGTCtatgtcaaaataaaattcatacttaattctggaaagtttaaatttaactaggttttatgaatattttataattatttaaaatatttaatatgcaaaatgctaaaattatgaaataaacaaactgattTTAACTTcacttataattatattttgtaataaaatatttaattgacaaTTGTGTGTATTATTTATCATAgaattatatagaaatttgTAAAGCAACCCTCGTTGTTGCATGATTTGTGTctctgtaaattttaaaagctgcCTCAGCCCACTTTCATAATTTTGGGCAGAAGCCGCCTGCGGTGCAGCTACTGTGCGTGCTAGCAACTCGGTGGCAAAGCTGAAGGGGGCTAAAGGGGGTGAGAATGAAGATAGGGGTAGGCAGCTGAAGGTAAAGTGGGAGGAGATAAAAGGAGGTTAGACAAACCGAATGAAATGCATTCTTGCATTTCAAGACAATTTGCGAAATTGCAACGCTTGATGCTTCCACGTGCATTGCATCTGTTTTTTGCTCGGTGTTTTTATGGCAAGTCAACAATGTGGCCAAGActagaatgagaatgagaagaataacagcaacaacaacaacaacaacgaaacaaGAACGACAGCTAAGAAGAACTAGAACTGATGTTGATGGCAACCTAGAAAGGGGTTAGGGTTTGGTTTAGGGTTAGGGTTGAGGTTTGGggattttgcaaaataaagtaaaataaagtaaagtaaaggaACTGAATGGCAACTCGGCTTACAACGATGACAACTAGTGTAAATGATTACGACGTGTTCATGGAATTCTATACATCCTGCAGGGCAGCACCATAAGTGTCAGGAACAGAACTGGATTCAATTCTTTATGGCGTTGTTATCAAGCCAATGGCAGTTTACCATCCTCTGACCTCCTCCACGAGCACTGACAGAGCTTTGGCTTTAAATGAGAAAGTAtcacattaaatttgttgagaACTCAAGCAAGAAGCAAACTACAAAACGTATTTCAACTGGTTGATTAACtgaattatttacattatcgtatattacatttattatttcatatacaCAGGACAATTTTGGACAAGTTTGAGGGGGTTGCAGATGATAGAGACAATGGGTGAAATGCACACGAGTTGAAGTAATTAACATCCAATTTCCAAGTAAAGTTGTCAAGTTAACAATGAAGTTTTGCCCCCACACAGAGGAGCAGAAGACCTAACTAGATGGAGGTCGGGTTTGATTAaggtttaaataatttatgctgGTTTGTTATGCTGCATAGCTTTCAGTATGTGTGGCCCGGGGACTCCTGTTATCCTTAAGCATTGTCAACTTTATGACATTCCAGCTGGTGTAGCTCCTTTATGGCTTCGTTATGCACAACCTCGAGTACATATTCATCAAAGTTGCTGTGCAGTAGGGAAAATGCCATCTTAAATATGACTATTGCACAACATACTCTTATACAcatatctgtatgtgtgtgtgtggaccAAAACACGTGGCGGAATTCAGCTTGTTCAAATTCTACTTATGTGAGGCTGTTGCATGTGCTCAGAAGTTGCATGCggaaaagcaattaaaacttCTACTCGACTTCGGAAATGtttgttcatattttatgaTGTATTTTCTTCAATAATGTTACTCGTACTGTGCGCCTCGTTTATGCATGTCAAAATAGTTTCGGCTGTTTCCACTTAATCTTAAGTGCAACTTGCAAACAAGGATTAGAAGACCAAGTGcaggtttttatttattgcactatcattttattttccccGACCAATCACATAACTAGAACTactgattgaaaaataactgagTTCGAACCTTGCCATGttataaaaatctgtaacttacCTGTTCTGTTAATTCTTGAAATTGCATTGAAATGCATGTAgcatatattttcaaagtgATTTGAATGCAGTTATTCTTGAAGTATTTTTTCcgttaaaaatcaataaaaataattattttcttctaataAATTTACCATAATTGTGGGTTACTTTGAAACTTTTACGACACACACATTCGTAATAGATAAATTGTTGAGAGCTGATTTTCGGTTGGAAgctatgaaaaaattgaagttCATTTCTATATTTTGGCTTATTTGTTAAGTGAAGAAACTTGTTCTCCTTGGTAGGTAACTTTGATCACAACATTGAATTTAATGGCAACCACTTAGGGCGCAATATTCGCCCTGACAAATACTCGTATCTACTCGTAACATTTGGCTAATGGAAGCATCGAGCGAAGGTTTCTGTTTGCCCTCCATCATGGCTATAAAACGACAGTAATAACAGGTTGGGAAAACCAACCCAAAAAGGGAGGCTAAATTTTCACCCAcgtgtaatatatttttgaggTGAGCCAATCCCAAATCCCAAAAAGGGTTGTAAGAATGCGATGCAGAGAGGAGCCCGAAGCGACGCTTAAAATTTCGttgaaaatatgcaaatttgtcgGTGCAACCGACCCATCGCCCTCCGTTCTCTGGTGCCCCTCGACACTTACCGCCTAATGcagcaaattgcatttgaaataaGGTAATTGTACACATGCAAACATCGCTTCAGGCGACGGGCCATTTGGTCTCGACCAAAATGTATTTTGGTTCCAATCGCATAGATAAAATTCATCGCAGTGTGTGCAGTTGAGTTCACTGCTTGGTTAGTTACTAAGGTGGGGGGGTGGGGAGCAGGGTGATAAAGTGGAGTTGGACAACTGGTAAGTCTGTCAGGCTGAATAATCAAGACCATCAATCAGATGGTCACTGGGTGCCCTGCACACCTCATTAGGCTAATCCCGCAATGGCGCACggacgaacagacagacagacggacagacggacagacggacagacgcacATTCCAGCTGGGATAAGTAAAGCAGGAGCAGAAGCCGGAGCAGAAGCAGGAGCATGAATCGGAGACATCAGGGAAAGGGGTAAACGTAATTTCCCATGcgcttaataatatttcattattacGAGTTGACTTATGGCTCAGCATTTAAAATCGGATTCATTGCGAACTGAATGTTACTGTCTCCGGGAGAAGATTGATCGCCAACTTGGTTAATTATCAGCTGAATTATGTGGAATGCATGCTTATCCCTTGTCCTGACCACAAACACCACATTTGACACATGCTGTTGGGAAGCAATCGCAAACTGTTCCCAAACTGTTCCCAGTGCGCAGAATCGACAACTGCTGCAAAAAGGAGCACAGCATCCACATTGACTGAGTCTCACATAATTGTGCCACGACTGGTAACAGTTCAGTCTGATAATGCTTTCAGAGTGAAGTACATGCCACCGCAGTTAGACAACAGGTTGCATGCCTTCATGCGGAAAGTACGTAATTATTGAAGAGCCCTGCAATTGAAGCCCTTGGCGTAATGTGCTCGTGAAGATGCTTCCAGACTTAATTGACCCATAAACGTAAAAATTGAGTGGTCAGAAGTAGAACTTGCTAGAAGAAGTAGGTCTTAAATTCTGATTTGCTGAGCCACtctatcaatttattttaaattatattcagaTGAATCTCTTTTCTGTTCTATTGCTTAAATTGATAACAATTGATTCTAGCAATTTGAGTGAATGCGTCGGtaacttaaactttttattttgctagTTTTCAGCTGCAAAGACTTTCCatttggattttttaaaagactatttaaattttctgttttgattttatttggatcacgcaaaattaaaaactatttaacgCATTACCCCAAAAAGTTTCCAAGTATAAACAAGTTTTAGATTTAAGCGAAAATATTATCTGGATAAGGCAGtttaaatcaactttaatATACGTTCTATGATTCAGTGCAGATACAATTTATTGTATGCtatcaaaatcaatatttatttaaatattcagatATTTTTTCAGGTATTCccaattgctttatttatttccataaCTGAAATCGAAATTGTGTAGATAGAACCAGATATTATTAATGTCATGTTTTGATTTCAACGCAGAAATTTGTGCGCATTTCAATCAACAATTTAtcacataattaaatatgaaaatgtgcattcaattgaatttttaatggaCAACTAAATAACGTAGCAATGATTAAGTTATTCGCCTCTATAAGTTTATAAGCTCTGTTTAAATTCGGCAATTTGACGGCTAATTAAGTGAAACACTAAATGAACTGCAATTAAATGCCAGAAATTGTGCTATTTGTggcccaaacgacgaaaaagtCAGAAAGCAAAGAGCAAAGAAGCCAAAGGTGAAAAGGAAAGGATAAGAAGCAACTGACACAACAATCGCTGGCACAATCAAA harbors:
- the LOC117783771 gene encoding pickpocket protein 28 — encoded protein: MEAKQKKQKTHLIVLKSFQKSLGTFLKETGLHGLKFVGDATLSIWERSFFLIAFVAAFILTFQLISNIYEKWNSTPVIIGISPHATSILKVPFPAITICNMNNVQRSKVAHYKEGSQESDLLKVLCSDESVNDEESDDAETISFFSSLANNSLKISDFVMNHSQTCDQMLRFCRFSGIEYECDNLFRHIVTDEGLCCVFNFHPPERLYKRHGRNLTSKLGVESVSWDPEAGYSNQLPSRYYPRPAVGSGITMGFSVVLDAQLNEYYCSSTNGPGFKLLFHNPISTPDMKDEGLVVGIGYEMNFRLEASRSEAMPSIRSISINNRQCVFMDEKKLLYHKHYSHRNCENECYAKFLYESCACIPHKYPHVYQNASICTVGDTICIRRASRRANANKSLKCSKQCLPSCFDLSYLADALYFPLAKRDFRIANALVANINKSYLLDNIAVVNLYYRESAYYGSMKNVYIGLTEFLSNIGGVMGLFMGFSVISLAEMFYFLVLKPISEFIAWKRGKLIETNQNSIKVDAGQEFSKHNNSIWHIRELYPKGIKSTTIDINGYSEKEVFNPRKGKIIKAFK